A region of Culicoides brevitarsis isolate CSIRO-B50_1 chromosome 1, AGI_CSIRO_Cbre_v1, whole genome shotgun sequence DNA encodes the following proteins:
- the LOC134827029 gene encoding acetylcholine receptor subunit beta: protein MFWILIFYTISLSAICGAAGGKYNITYEQLDRCKEYDAVNGYNYRTYFHLSDLKHATPKDEELVNINLVILGTKDAHILLTSSKDDVNAPVYEIVIGAGSNTFCEIRKKRKTGPLKNKRVQVLSPIDPVPLTIRITRSGIIEVTIRGDILPLISAEDTQPITDLKYISFSSWGSTSIRFFYDCPDFSSGQELTPEEPPMTTQEKLIQKIFKNYDIFTLPQLQEEVMIDSFTIKSVNYDEKKSLLTSRVNIKLSWNDSRLMWDPEDFESIKGIRNPSKGSFWKPSLMLMNGALAAFKDLDIQYSFSVNHDGTVNAESKDFEINTLCFPQRSFERHDWPLSEMTCSIQLMTQTESLAGFESSIKLKIETESAWIVTAVAEDDDYVANHLPFIEFERIVSLDEQPKTQRMCVTYNLTLKQNQEYFQMLFRVPLFVSIACLALSTVTRKMLRFSFISVGFLILCFSFISLSDNAPTFYKSTFAIHHETLMYLSLVSLVLAIVNIWCFEYPPDTLPPLWMGQVVNFHWLRIFLGLQNTGGYDFLQKRKLAWQELDEVLDRLWLLSIIVYGTICMSTA, encoded by the exons atgttttggattttaattttttacacaatttctCTGAGTGCCATTTGCGGAGCTGCAGGAGGCAAATACAACATTACGTACGAGCAACTTGATCGCTGCAAGGAATACGATGCCGTCAATGGTTACAACTATCGCACTTATTTCCATTTGAGCGATTTGAAGCACGCAACGCCCAAAGATGAGGAACTCGTAAATATCAATCTCGTCATTTTGGGGACAAAAGATGCTCATATCTTGCTGACGTCGAGCAAGGACGATGTTAATGCACCTGTTTATGAAATTGTCATCGGAGCGGGCAGCAATACTTTCTGTGAGATTCGCAAAAAACGCAAAACGGGTCCGCTGAAGAATAAACGCGTTCAAGTGTTATCGCCAATTGATCCGGTCCCGCTTACGATAAGAATAACAAGAT ctggtATAATTGAAGTTACAATCCGCGGAGACATTCTCCCATTAATTTCAGCAGAAGATACTCAACCAATCACAGATCTAAAGTACATTTCATTCAGTTCTTGGGGTTCAACGAGCATCAGATTCTTCTACGATTGTCCAGATTTCTCATCAGGACAAGAATTAACGCCAGAAGAGCCTCCAATGACAACACAagagaaattaattcaaaaaatcttcaaaaattacgaCATTTTTACACTTCCCCAATTGCAGGAAGAGGTAATGATCGATTCTTTCACGATCAAAAGTGTCaattacgacgaaaaaaagagCCTTTTAACGTCGCGTGTCAACATCAAGTTAAGCTGGAACGATTCTCGTCTCATGTGGGATCCCGAAGACTTCGAAAGCATCAAAGGAATCCGAAATCCCAGCAAGGGAAGTTTCTGGAAACCCTCTTTGATGCTCATGAATGGCGCTCTCGCTGCTTTCAAGGACTTGGATATTCAATACAGCTTCTCAGTCAATCACGATGGAACGGTAAATGCGGAATCCAAAGATTTTGAAATCAATACTTTGTGTTTCCCTCAAAGGAGTTTCGAGCGACACGATTGGCCCTTGTCGGAAATGACATGCAGCATTCAACTTATGACCCAAACGGAGTCCTTGGCGGGCTTTGAGAGCTcaattaaactgaaaattgAGACAGAAAGTGCTTGGATTGTCACCGCTGTTGCCGAAGACGACGATTATGTGGCGAATCATTTGCCATTTATCGAATTTGAGAGAATCGTGAGTCTCGATGAACAGCCAAAAACGCAACGGATGTGTGTCACGTACAATTTGACGCTGAAACAGAACCAAGAATACTTCCAAATGTTGTTCCGAGTGCCGTTATTCGTCTCAATTGCATGTCTTGCTTTGTCAACTGTCACAAGAAAAATGCTGAGATTCAGTTTTATCTCCGTTGGATTcctaattttgtgtttttcgttcatttcgtTATCGGATAACGCTCCAACTTTTTACAAATCCACGtttg caaTTCATCACGAGACCCTGATGTATCTTTCGTTGGTGAGTCTCGTACTTGCCATTGTCAATATTTGGTGTTTTGAGTATCCGCCAGATACATTACCGCCCTTGTGGATGGGACAAGTTGTTAATTTTCATTGGCTTCGAATATTTTTGGGACTTCAAAATACAGGA gGTTACGATTTCCTTCAAAAGCGAAAACTTGCATGGCAAGAATTAGATGAGGTCCTTGATCGTTTGTGGCTTCTTTCAATTATTGTTTATGGCACTATTTGTATGTCTACTGCAtaa
- the LOC134838556 gene encoding cysteine--tRNA ligase, cytoplasmic, whose product MSAAKRNQPTWQAPTEKSEAKLKLYNSLTRQKELFVPLDGKNVKWYSCGPTVYDASHMGHARSYISFDILRRVLTDYFGYNVLYVMNITDIDDKIIKRARQNYLYENYLKKELPIETLIEDQQKAMSQFNENLQKTTDPDKKVMLTKTLDKVQVAVDALTAAVKSGDDTKIKEAAKIFLLEAKDPISDYLDKQFGATVTDNAIFETLPRYWEDQFHRDMTALNVLPPDILTRVSEYVPQIVTYIQKIISNGFAYEANGSVYFDVAGFDKRDNHHYAKLVPEAYGDTSSLQEGEGDLCISEERLSEKRSPNDFALWKASKAGEPAWDSPWGKGRPGWHIECSAMASDICGDTLDIHTGGVDLKFPHHDNEIAQSEAHFDTPEWVKYFLHTGHLTISGCKMSKSLKNFITIQQALQKHTATQLRFAFLLHSWKDTLDYSDNTMEIAISYEKIMNEFFLNVKDLTRNIVSGVPCDMFQEWTSKDQDLQIKFNEAKSAVHTALCDNIDTRSALDALRDLVSHSNIYLRDNSKFNGLLLRRIAMYVTDILNIFGAISGPRGGIGFPMKGSSDGNLEDIVMPYLTPLAEFRNAIREHARTLKATEILKLCDQLRDETLPNLGVRLEDREGKPSALKLVDRETLLKEREAKKALEAEKLAEKERKKAELAAAQAAKEAQKKINPLEMFKLEKDKYSAFDDKGIPTHDAEGKEIGKGQQKKLQKLQQAQEKRYNEYLASLNAAA is encoded by the exons ATGAGTGCGGCGAAACGGAATCAACCGACGTGGCAGGCACCCACGGAAAAGTCTGAGGCAAAATTGAAGTTGTACAACAGTTTAACACGTCAAAAGGAGCTTTTTGTGCCGCTGGAtggcaaaaatgtcaaatggtACAGTTGCGGACCCACAGTTTACGATGCCTCGCATATGGGACACGCTCGTTCTTACATTTCCTTCGATATTTTGCGACGAGTGCTAACGGATTACTTTGGTTATAACGTCTTGTATGTGATGAATATCACGGATATTGAcgacaaaattatcaaacgAGCACGTCAAAATTACCTCTACGagaattatttgaagaaagAACTTCCCATCGAGACTCTGATCGAAGATCAGCAAAAGGCAATGTcgcaatttaatgaaaatttgcaaaaaacgaCGGATCCCGATAAGAAAGTGATGCTCACAAAAACCTTGGATAAGGTGCAAGTAGCTGTCGATGCCTTAACTGCTGCTGTTAAATCGGGTGACGacacaaaaatcaaagaagcagctaaaattttccttctggAAGCGAAAGATCCCATTTCGGACTACTTGGATAAGCAATTTGGAGCGACAGTGACAGACAATGCGATTTTCGAAACTCTTCCTCGTTACTGGGAGGATCAATTTCATCGCGATATGACAGCTTTAAACGTTCTTCCGCCCGATATTTTGACTCGTGTGAGCGAATATGTCCCGCAAATCGTCACGTACATCCAAAAAATCATCTCCAACGGGTTCGCTTACGAGGCAAATGGCTCCGTTTACTTCGACGTAGCGGGATTCGACAAACGCGACAATCATCATTACGCGAAATTGGTGCCCGAAGCGTATGGCGACACGAGTTCCTTGCAAGAGGGCGAAGGAGATTTGTGTATTTCGGAAGAGCGACTTTCGGAGAAACGTTCGCCGAATGATTTTGCACTGTGGAAAGCGAGTAAAGCGGGCGAACCGGCATGGGATTCGCCATGGGGCAAAGGACGACCCGGATGGCATATCGAATGTTCGGCAATGGCTTCCGATATTTGCGGCGATACGTTGGATATTCACACGGGCGGTGTCGATTTGAAGTTTCCGCATCACGACAACGAAATTGCGCAGAGTGAAGCGCATTTTGACACGCCAGAATGGGTAAAATATTTCCTTCATACGGGACATTTGACGATTTCTGGatgcaaaatgtcaaaatcgcTCAAGAATTTCATCACGATTCAACAAGCGTTGCAAAAACACACCGCGACCCAACTGAGATTCGCATTTTTGTTGCATTCGTGGAAAGATACGCTCGATTATTCGGACAACACGATGGAAATTGCGATTtcttacgaaaaaattatgaacgaATTTTTCCTGAATGTCAAAGATTTAACGAGAAACATCGTTTCGGGCGTTCCTTGTGACATGTTCCAAGAATGGACCTCGAAAGATCAagatttgcaaataaaattcaacgaaGCCAAGTCAGCAGTGCACACAGCCCTATGTGATAACATTGACACCCGTTCAGCTTTGGATGCCCTCCGAGATCTCGTTTCGCACTCGAACATTTACCTTCGGGACAACTCGAAATTCAATGGACTCCTTTTGCGACGCATCGCGATGTATGTCACTGACATCCTGAACATTTTCGGGGCAATTTCAGGTCCTCGCGGCGGAATTGGATTCCCCATGAAAGGATCCAGCGACGGAAATTTGGAAGATATTGTCATGCCTTACCTCACTCCCTTGGCGGAATTCAGAAATGCGATTCGAGAACACGCGCGAACCTTGAAAGCTACGGAAATTCTCAAATTATGTGATCAATTGCGAGATGAGACACTTCCGAATTTGGGAGTTCGTTTAGAAGACAGAGAAGGAAAGCCGTCAGCTTTAAAACTCGTCGATCGTGAAACACTGCTGAAAGAACGTGAAGCCAAAAAAGCATTGGAAGCGGAGAAATTGGCAgaaaaagagaggaaaaagGCAGAATTAGCAGCTGCACAAGCCGCCAAAGAggcacaaaagaaaattaacccGCTGGAAATGTTTAAACtcgaaaaagataaatattcgGCGTTTGATGATAAG ggtaTTCCAACGCACGATGCTGAAGGAAAGGAAATTGGAAAAggacaacagaaaaaattacaaaaactgCAACAAGCTCAAGAAAAAAGATATAACGAGTACTTAGCCTCTTTGAATGCAGCTGCCTAA
- the LOC134837042 gene encoding eukaryotic translation initiation factor 3 subunit M, with translation MQGPAIFIDLTLEDQAQELRKYFKNLGAEISEEKSTKGIEDDLHKIIGVCDICFKDEPASVNAVLASIVSIMVSITLERGENLVLSFCEKLTKSPTVDLQRVCLQSLWRLFNNLEKSSPLRYHVYYHLVQVAKQVDCVHEVFSGVEQLKQQFTMCPPSNEQMQKLYRLLHDVLRDTDTELAAKVMIELLGTYTAENASYAREDAMKCIVTALADPNTFLLDPLLSLKPVRFLEGELIHDLLSVFVSEKLPSYIQFYQNHKEFVTSQGLNHEQNMKKMRLLSFMQLAESNPEMTFQQLQDELQINEEDVEPFILEVLKTKLVRARMDQSAKKVHISSTMHRTFGRAQWQTLRDLLQTWKNNLVFVQENMGKAIEAAEATN, from the exons ATGCAAGGTCCAGCAATCTTTATCGACTTAACGCTTGAAGATcag gcACAAGAGTTGCGAAAATACTTCAAGAATTTGGGTGCGGAAATCTCGGAGGAGAAATCAACCAAAGGCATTGAAGATGATTTGCACAAAATAATTGGCGTTTGTGACATTTGCTTCAAAGATGAGCCCGCAAGTGTAAATGCCGTGTTGGCAAGCATTGTCTCGATTATGGTTTCCATTACGTTGGAACGCGGCGAGAATTTGGTCTTgtctttttgtgaaaaattgacaaaatcgCCCACAGTCGATTTGCAAAGAGTTTGCTTGCaatc tttgTGGCGTTTGTTcaataatttggaaaaatcgTCGCCGTTGCGGTATCACGTCTATTACCATCTCGTTCAAGTAGCGAAACAAGTAGATTGCGTGCACGAAGTCTTCTCGGGAGTCGAACAATTGAAGCAGCAATTCACAATGTGTCCTCCATCGAACGAGCAAATGCAAAAACTCTACAGACTTTTGCACGACGTTTTGCGTGACACCGACACAGAACTCGCTGCCAAAGTCATGATCGAACTTTTGGGCACTTATACAGCGGAAAATGCCTCGTATGCGCGCGAAGACGCCATGAAATGCATTGTGACGGCTCTCGCTGACCCCAACACTTTCCTCTTGGATCCCTTGTTGTCACTGAAACCCGTTCGTTTTCTCGAGGGCGAACTCATTCATGACTTGTTGTCGGTTTTCGTGTCGGAAAAACTCCCCAGCTACATCCAATTCTACCAGAATCACAAGGAATTCGTTACGTCGCAAGGTCTTAATCACgaacaaaacatgaaaaaaatgcgtCTCTTGTCGTTCATGCAACTCGCCGAAAGTAATCCAGAAATGACTTTCCAACAGCTCCAAGATGAATTGCAAATTAACGAAGAAGATGTCGAACCGTTCATCCTTgaag TTCTGAAGACGAAATTGGTGCGTGCCCGCATGGATCAAAGCGCGAAAAAAGTTCACATTTCAAGCACAATGCATCGAACATTCGGTCGTGCCCAATGGCAAACGCTGCGTGACTTGCTCCAAACATGGAAAAATAACTTAGTATTTGTACAAGAAAACATGGGAAAAGCCATTGAGGCTGCCGAAGCCACAAATTAG
- the LOC134836852 gene encoding uncharacterized protein LOC134836852 encodes MLVSCKCLNLVVRVQKPNDATTDWPAYRAHPKSANNVGMEFFKQAIGPLSSEVVAISKEQSALVQVIMSDEWQLQKCVNCKEIVFAANEMNQTCLVNSALLTNPNEIEKIKASSVYSQVFRIAMVQSEFMDLRDKLANLERPRIKMLQEQVHAAIQNETAAVEEKIRLFTEQQYAMLKMYRHRAEQEFHTLCSVINCVPEHTLDIQQQQPTTQQHQQHDDDAVSKTSGTSLMETPPATPDNTPMSVGNSPPIGTTTTTASTNPVGGGDIFKQQRITAPNKGKSIIFKTVISAKHSNNASQGHNQHDNDSDCIFELDGVAEPTTNAFGMRAYKPPMANNMSDLEESDHEDIEIGQEAGAMHIPGRTYTRQSSVAKSLPISMPAAMQPFRTTEDDFEELPEDSNIDIAASIKALARSVHGEAIFGDLPRPRKPKFTTQI; translated from the exons ATGTTAGTCAGTTGCAAGTGTTTAAATTTAGTTGTAAGAGTGCAAAAGCCAAATGACGCGACGACAGATTGGCCCGCATACAGGGCGCATCCGAAATCCGCAAATAATGTCGGCATGGAGTTCTTCAAGcag gCAATCGGTCCGCTTTCCAGTGAAGTTGTTGCCATAAGTAAGGAACAAAGTGCACTTGTCCAGGTGATAATGAGCGACGAATGGCAGCTCCAGAAGTGTGTCAACTGCAAAGAAATCGTTTTCGCTGCCAACGAGATGAACCAAACGTGCTTGGTGAACTCCGCCTTACTCACAAACCCCAATGAGATCGAAAAGATCAAAGCGAGCAGCGTGTATTCGCAAGTGTTCCGCATCGCCATGGTACAATCGGAATTTATGGATTTGCGGGACAAACTCGCGAATCTCGAAAGACCGCGCATCAAGATGTTGCAGGAGCAAGTGCATGCCGCCATCCAGAACGAAACCGCAGCtgtggaagaaaaaattcgcCTTTTCACCGAACAACAATACGCCATGCTGAAGATGTATCGTCATCGCGCCGAACAAGAATTTCATACGCTTTGCAGCGTAATTAACTGCGTACCTGAACACACACTCGAcatccaacaacaacaaccgacGACGCAGCAGCATCAgcaacacgacgacgacgctgtGAGCAAAACATCGGGCACCTCTCTCATGGAAACGCCGCCCGCGACGCCCGATAACACGCCCATGTCTGTCGGCAATAGTCCTCCGATTGgcacaacgacgacaacggcAAGTACAAATCCCGTCGGCGGCGGTGATATTTTCAAGCAGCAACGCATTACGGCACCGAATAAGGGCAAAAGCATCATTTTTAAGACCGTCATCAGTGCAAAACATTCCAATAACGCATCTCAGGGACACAATCAGCACGACAACGACTCAGATTGCATTTTTGAGTTGGATGGCGTTGCGGAGCCGACAACAAATGCTTTCGGTATGCGCGCTTACAAACCTCCAATGGCGAATAACATGTCGGATTTGGAGGAATCTGATCATgaag acatTGAAATCGGTCAAGAAGCGGGCGCCATGCATATACCCGGGCGAACTTATACACGTCAATCGAGTGTAGCAAAGAGCTTACCAATTTCGATGCCTGCTGCAATGCAGCCATTTAGAACCACCGAAGATGACTTTGAAGag cttccCGAAGACAGCAACATCGACATTGCTGCTTCGATCAAGGCTTTAGCAAGAAGCGTTCACGGTGAAGCCATTTTTGGCGATTTACCACGACCAAGAAAACCAAAATTTACCAcccaaatataa
- the LOC134827007 gene encoding heat shock protein 27-like encodes MDRSVLIPFFYDDEPTEWSLFDPWRYALQSFGHHHPAHRHGSNKKNDLFSQYLRELQKDFETVQKLDDEGFRFRVDVQDYKPEEIKVTLHDNTVTVEGKHEERSDAHGTISRQFVRKFALPKGVIDVEKLQSNFSSDGVLTICAPKLPSIENKKREIPIERVGPVKEQLKNKEEAKNGAANGKNGEKMETK; translated from the coding sequence atGGACAGAAGCGTACTTATCCCATTTTTCTACGACGACGAGCCAACTGAATGGAGTCTCTTCGATCCATGGCGCTACGCTCTTCAAAGCTTCGGACATCATCATCCCGCCCATCGTCACGGATCCAACaagaaaaatgacttgttcAGTCAATATTTGAGAGAACTCCAAAAAGACTTCGAAACTGTCCAAAAACTCGATGACGAAGGATTCCGTTTCCGTGTCGACGTTCAGGATTACAAACCGGAAGAAATCAAAGTTACACTTCATGACAACACAGTAACTGTCGAAGGCAAACATGAGGAACGTTCGGATGCTCACGGAACAATTTCCCGTCAATTTGTCAGAAAATTCGCGTTGCCAAAGGGAGTCATCGATGTCGAAAAGTTGCAATCGAACTTCAGCAGCGACGGAGTTTTGACGATTTGTGCTCCAAAATTGCCATCGATTGAGAACAAGAAACGAGAAATTCCCATCGAGCGTGTTGGGCCAGTTAAGGAGCagctgaaaaataaagaagaagccAAAAATGGAGCTGCCAATGGCAAAAATGGCGAGAAAATGGAAACAAAATGA
- the LOC134838034 gene encoding heat shock protein 23-like — protein MSLRSLMSLMMEPPSLRMMDPWRHAMRLWEPEFSYVRRTPYLLNQYLREAEKELETMQQVDDKAVKFTVDVKHFKPEEISVKLEENNVVVVEGKHEEVSDEHGTISRHFVRKFGLPESTVNVEKLQSSLSADGILTITAPKLEAIENKQSRTIPIEHTGPVREAIKEAQETKSKL, from the coding sequence atgagTCTCAGAAGTTTAATGTCACTCATGATGGAGCCTCCATCCCTCCGAATGATGGATCCGTGGCGACATGCGATGCGCCTTTGGGAGCCCGAATTCTCATACGTTCGCCGAACGCCGTATTTGCTGAACCAATATCTCCGCGAGGCAGAAAAGGAGCTCGAGACGATGCAGCAGGTCGACGACAAGGCGGTGAAATTCACAGTCGACGTGAAACACTTCAAGCCGGAGGAAATCAGCGTCAAACTCGAGGAAAAtaacgtcgttgtcgtcgaagGCAAGCACGAGGAAGTGTCGGATGAGCACGGAACGATTTCACGACATTTCGTCAGAAAATTCGGACTGCCCGAAAGCACGGTGAACGTCGAGAAATTGCAATCGAGTCTCAGTGCGGATGGAATTCTCACAATTACGGCGCCCAAATTGGAAGCAATCGAGAACAAACAGTCGCGAACGATTCCAATTGAGCACACGGGACCCGTGAGAGAAGCCATTAAGGAAGCTCAAGAAACGAAATCAAAATTGTAG
- the LOC134838374 gene encoding heat shock protein 23-like — protein MDRSIIIPFLFDHQPAEWSLFDPWRYALQNFGHHHHHVTPAQRQGSKKGDLFSQYLRELQKDFETVQKLDDEGFRFRVDVQDYKPEEIKVMLEGNTVTVEGKHEERSDAHGTISRQFVRKFALPKGVIDVEKLQSNFSSDGVLTICAPKLQAIENKKAREIPIERCGPVKEQIQNQQKNGDEEKME, from the coding sequence ATGGACCGAAGCATCATAATTCCATTTTTGTTCGACCATCAACCAGCTGAATGGAGTCTCTTTGATCCTTGGCGCTACGCTTTGCAAAACTttggtcatcatcatcatcacgtcACTCCAGCTCAACGTCAGGGATCCAAAAAAGGCGATTTGTTCAGTCAATATTTGAGAGAATTGCAGAAAGACTTCGAAACTGTGCAGAAACTCGATGACGAAGGATTCCGTTTCCGTGTCGACGTTCAAGACTACAAGCCAGAAGAAATCAAAGTCATGCTCGAAGGCAACACAGTAACTGTCGAAGGCAAGCATGAGGAACGTTCGGATGCTCACGGAACAATTTCTCGTCAATTTGTCAGAAAATTCGCGTTGCCAAAGGGAGTCATCGATGTCGAAAAGTTGCAATCGAACTTCAGCAGCGATGGCGTTTTGACAATTTGTGCACCGAAATTGCAAGCAATTGAGAACAAGAAAGCACGAGAAATTCCCATTGAACGCTGTGGACCTGTAAAGGAACAAATTCAGAATCAACAGAAAAATGGCGATGAAGAGAAAATGGAGTAA
- the LOC134838409 gene encoding heat shock protein 23-like codes for MDRSIIIPFLFDHQPAEWSLFDPWRYALQNFGHHHHHVTPAQRQGSKKGDLFSQYLRELQKDFETVQKLDDEGFRFRVDVQDYKPEEIKVMLEGNTVTVEGKHEERSDAHGTISRQFVRKFALPKGVIDVEKLQSNFSSDGVLTICAPKLQAIENKKAREIPIERCGPVKEQIQQKNGDEEKME; via the coding sequence ATGGACCGAAGCATCATAATTCCATTTTTGTTCGACCATCAACCAGCTGAATGGAGTCTCTTTGATCCTTGGCGCTACGCTTTGCAAAACTttggtcatcatcatcatcacgtcACTCCAGCTCAACGTCAGGGATCCAAAAAAGGCGATTTGTTCAGTCAATATTTGAGAGAATTGCAGAAAGACTTCGAAACTGTGCAGAAACTCGATGACGAAGGATTCCGTTTCCGTGTCGACGTTCAAGACTACAAGCCAGAAGAAATCAAAGTCATGCTCGAAGGCAACACAGTAACGGTCGAAGGCAAGCATGAGGAACGTTCAGATGCTCACGGAACAATTTCTCGTCAATTTGTCAGAAAATTCGCGTTGCCAAAGGGAGTCATCGATGTCGAAAAATTGCAATCGAACTTCAGCAGCGATGGCGTTTTGACAATTTGTGCACCGAAATTGCAAGCAATTGAGAACAAGAAAGCACGAGAAATTCCCATTGAACGCTGCGGACCTGTAAAGGAACAAATTCAACAGAAAAATGGTGATGAAGAGAAAATGGAGTAA
- the LOC134838272 gene encoding heat shock protein 23-like, with the protein MSLRSLMSLMMEPPSLRMMDPWRHAMRLWEPEFSYVRRTPYLLNQYLREAEKELETMQQVDDKAVKFTVDVKHFKPEEISVKLEENNVVVVEGKHEEVSDEHGTISRHFVRKFGLPESTVNVEKLQSSLSADGILTITAPKLEAIENKQSRTIPIEHTGPVREAIKEGEK; encoded by the coding sequence atgagTCTCAGAAGTTTAATGTCACTCATGATGGAGCCTCCATCCCTCCGAATGATGGATCCGTGGCGACATGCGATGCGCCTTTGGGAGCCCGAATTCTCATACGTTCGCCGAACGCCGTATTTGCTGAACCAATATCTCCGCGAGGCAGAAAAGGAGCTCGAGACGATGCAGCAGGTCGACGACAAGGCGGTGAAATTCACAGTCGACGTGAAACACTTCAAGCCGGAGGAAATCAGCGTCAAACTCGAGGAAAAtaacgtcgttgtcgtcgaagGCAAGCACGAGGAAGTGTCGGATGAGCACGGAACGATTTCACGACATTTCGTCAGAAAATTCGGACTGCCCGAAAGCACGGTGAACGTCGAGAAATTGCAATCGAGTCTCAGTGCGGATGGAATTCTCACAATTACGGCGCCCAAATTGGAAGCAATCGAGAACAAACAGTCGCGAACGATTCCAATTGAGCACACGGGACCCGTGAGAGAAGCCATTAAAGAAGGAGAGAAATAG